A genome region from Acipenser ruthenus chromosome 29, fAciRut3.2 maternal haplotype, whole genome shotgun sequence includes the following:
- the LOC117430193 gene encoding polycomb group protein ASXL1-like isoform X5 encodes MKDKQKKKKERTWAEAARMVLENFSDAPMTPKQILHVIETKGLKEMSGTSPLACLNTMLHSQCRGDDGIFFKLPGRLSLFTLKKDALQWSKSMAVPEAEGLEDSADVESCDSNETSSAKTQSKQTPQARQSSLRAAQQGRAASACSERESGRQRKKGVMMPRVVLTPLKVNGEHVPSGFPGKHREAELSSTCSSSSAIACSSSLRSRAELSRKHGQRFKNLHKSRTGQMKRNKGEEVDFETPGSILVNTNIRALINTRTLATLPPHLQQQLLLLLPEVDRPVGADGLARLSSSALNNEFFTHASLCWKERLADGEFTHEMQVRIRQEMEKEKKVELWKEKFFEDYYGQRLGLTKEESLKQTLVQEDSGNLTAAAIPTGPAKKRAAGRRRKDGRLRRRSRSDLRTRARRALCRQPKLEEAEDHSEAAAASGIEATSQGEHKIQTDLEEAGTEAQATHAISVAAVSLVGGQLETPAGLCSVDSSSSYDNQRDLGAASASPDQRAYLSADASDKNNSEEVKDQKRKFDEPTASTSFPEKKPRLDDRQSFRNTIDCVHSEKPHRTKEEPKVPPIRIQLSRIKPPWVVKGPPTYQICPRIIPKQETDSRGRTGARTLADIKARAQQARAQREAAAAVASVGGGGGPERGGGPGGGGGRRDCYEPAEPGGSKGALTEALSNHLEGAQLQQNPVAGTEDEMVSETELLQNVKSEIIQTEISLEKDCKIRVLPNISHPSVGSARYADPAGIDHTSASQQIDPNYTEDMIYTEEVEPVSEEDKPVQVLETQEQVVEMMCEPVGLEDHLETETSSEEIECQYFEVKSDVVTVLLPTSIPDTLPRFGAEGIDALRTLVSLQPLEGVHSVYKEIKVKKYKTKEVEDEDEEDEECISPRLPNHKEARNGHGTEISLKNCEQLNKTQSPEKTKPCAQLLHIKGVACISEGFSSSIPCVDVERHASNQTLLVDLDLMSTCLHSEAGMHSDSTETASDFENEMGNEHSWHVEIDNQKYSPDTASTIVPSRPVAAAKSNGWNPGSEACQASSNGDNIDDRRKKENKDGSQTEAHNPLPAVQKNAEVPRKAGSSSRHVSLVEANNPLVTQLLQGSLPLEKVLPQPNSTSKLEIHRLPVPPQMPQENQSVKSVQSSIGRGEDSCTSNSKAHQDLPPKAGQGHLKSSLDRNEVWVQSWVSSNEISPCGEQICGSQEQGNTVVTPNTHEDSRVNEQGSASCCFEEVANIAVGRSQVNTPALSNNNPSNSAFGQNSAFGLIVDKGYPGVPGQKGAAQECKAGDMQCNTDMDQNRQVSSQHNFISREVVPTVKIDWHPKQQPGVKNENPSCQSPSKNVLTTGKKDLASSFESKEHFPGTLLNVGMSLVRLTRESGKPFQHPLEPSYIPFQLNIQQQFYGKLPKLHYNSSSVFNYTTMPISDRALSGFSKNIANSVMQLQQKTFAEHSVEEMALKCSCRLKAMIMCQGCGAFCHDDCIGPSKLCVSCLVVR; translated from the exons ATGAAGgacaaacagaagaaaaagaagGAGCGCACGTGGGCTGAGGCTGCCCGAATG GTGTTGGAGAATTTTTCTGATGCTCCCATGACACCGAAACAGATCCTGCACGTCATCGAGACAAAGGGACTCAAAGAGATGAG CGGGACTTCACCTTTGGCATGCCTGAACACAATGCTGCATTCACAGTGCAGAGGAGACGATGGGATCTTTTTCAAGCTTCCTGGCAGATTGAGTCTTTTCACTCTGAAG aaaGATGCCCTGCAGTGGTCCAAAAGCATGGCAGTGCCAGAGGCAGAGGGTTTAGAAGACTCTGCAGACGTGGAAAGCTGTGATTCCAATGAAACGAGCAGTGCAA AAACACAAAGCAAGCAGACCCCTCAGGCCAGACAGAGCAGCCTCAGAGCAGCACAGCAGGGGAGGGCAGCCAGTGCCTGCTCTGAGAGAGAA tctgGAAGGCAGAGAAAGAAAGGTGTCATGATGCCTCGTGTTGTACTGACCCCACTGAAAGTAAACGGAGAGCACGTACCCTCAG GTTTTCCAGGCAAGCACAGAGAAGCAGAGTTGAGCAGCACCTGTAGCAGCAGCTCCGCAATCGCCTGCAGCAGCTCGTTGAGAAGCAGGGCAGAACTGAGCAGGAAACATGGGCAGCGCTTCAAAAACCTGCACAAGTCACGGACAG GACAAATGAAGAGAAACAAAGGGGAAGAGGTTGATTTTGAAACGCCAGGCTCTATCTTGGTCAATACCAATATCCGAGCACTGATCAACACACGGACACTTGCGACTTTGCCTCCCCATCtccagcagcagctgctgctcctgcttccAGAGGTTGATCGACCG GTTGGTGCTGATGGGCTGGCACGTCTCAGCAGTTCTGCACTGAATAACGAATTCTTTACACATGCATCACTGTGCTGGAAGGAGAGGCTTGCAGATG GAGAATTCACACATGAGATGCAGGTGAGAATCCGCCAggaaatggaaaaagaaaagaagGTGGAATTGTGGAAGGAGAAGTTCTTTGAGGATTACTATGGGCAGAG GTTGGGCTTAACCAAAGAGGAATCACTAAAGCAGACCTTGGTGCAAGAAGACTCAGGAAATCTGACTGCCGCTGCCATTCCGACTGGACCCGCCAAGAAGCGAGCTGCTGGTCGCAGACGGAAGGACGGGCGCCTGAGAAGACGCTCCAGGTCAGACCTCAGGACCAGAGCTAGACGGGCACTTTGCAGACAACCCAAGCTGGAGGAAGCCGAAGATCATtctgaagctgctgctgcttcaggtATTGAAGCCACTTCACAGGGAGAACATAAAATACAGACGGACTTGGAGGAAGCTGGGACTGAAGCCCAGGCAACTCATGCAATATCTGTTGCTGCTGTTTCACTTGTAGGGGGTCAGTTGGAGACGCCTGCTGGCTTGTGTTCTGTGGACTCCTCTAGTTCATACGATAATCAGAGAGACCTTGGCGCTGCTTCTGCTTCCCCTGACCAGAGAGCCTACCTTAGCGCTGATGCCAGCGACAAGAACAACTCTGAGGAGGTGAAGGACCAGAAGAGGAAATTCGACGAGCCCACAGCCTCCACCTCCTTCCCCGAGAAAAAGCCACGTCTTGATGATCGCCAGTCCTTTCGGAACACAATTGACTGTGTTCACTCAGAAAAGCCACACCGCACCAAAGAGGAACCAAAAGTGCCACCTATCCGA ATCCAGCTTTCCCGGATCAAACCTCCCTGGGTGGTTAAAGGACCGCCCACATACCAGATATGCCCTCGGATTATCCCTAAGCAAGAGACAGACAGCCGTGGCAGGACCGGAGCCCGGACACTTGCTGACATTAAAGCCCGTGCCCAGCAGGCCCGGGCACAGAGGGAGGCAGCAGCTGCTGTCGCATCCGTCGGGGGAGGTGGAGGGCCGGAAAGAGGAGGAGGACCAGGAGGGGGTGGAGGAAGAAGGGACTGCTACGAACCAGCAGAGCCTGGAGGAAGCAAAGGAGCGCTTACAGAGGCTTTGTCAAATCATCTCGAAGGAGCACAGCTACAGCAGAACCCTGTAGCAGGCACAGAGGACGAGATGGTGTCAGAGACTGAGCTCTTGCAGAATGTTAAATCTGAAATTATTCAAACTGAAATATCTTTGGAAAAAGATTGCAAAATTAGAGTTCTGCCCAATATCTCTCATCCTTCTGTAGGCAGTGCAAGGTACGCAGATCCAGCTGGTATAGATCATACGAGTGCTTCTCAGCAGATTGACCCGAATTACACAGAAGATATGATCTACACTGAAGAGGTGGAGCCTGTGAGTGAAGAAGATAAACCCGTCCAGGTTCTAGAAACCCAAGAACAAGTTGTAGAAATGATGTGTGAACCTGTTGGTTTGGAAGATCACTTAGAGACTGAAACCAGCTCTGAAGAGATTGAATGCCAGTATTTTGAAGTAAAGAGTGATGTGGTAACAGTGCTGCTTCCCACATCTATACCTGACACACTGCCAAGGTTTGGAGCAGAAGGCATTGATGCCCTCAGGACTTTAGTTTCTTTACAGCCTTTAGAGGGTGTTcacagtgtgtataaagaaataAAGGTAAAGAAATACAAGACCAAAGAGgtagaagatgaagatgaagaagatgaagaatgCATATCGCCAAGATTGCCAAACCACAAGGAAGCGAGAAATGGTCACGGTACAGAAATATCCTTAAAGAATTgtgaacaattaaataaaacccagagcccagaaaaaacaaaaccatgtgCACAACTGCTTCACATTAAGGGTGTAGCTTGTATCTCGGAAGGTTTTTCTTCTAGTATTCCATGTGTAGATGTGGAAAGACATGCATCAAATCAGACACTCCTCGTTGATTTAGATCTCATGTCAACGTGTTTGCATAGCGAGGCGGGTATGCATAGTGACTCAACAGAGACTGCCTCTGACTTTGAAAACGAAATGGGCAATGAGCACAGCTGGCATGTTGAAATAGACAACCAAAAATACAGTCCAGACACTGCAAGTACAATTGTCCCTTCCCGtcctgttgcagcagcaaaatcaAACGGCTGGAATCCGGGATCTGAGGCCTGCCAAGCAAGTAGTAACGGAGATAATATTGATgacaggagaaagaaagaaaataaggaCGGCTCTCAAACTGAAGCTCATAATCCCCTTCCGGCTGTGCAGAAAAATGCAGAGGTTCCAAGAAAGGCTGGGAGCTCAAGCAGGCACGTGTCTTTAGTAGAAGCTAACAACCCACTAGTTACACAGCTGCTTCAAGGCAGTCTTCCTCTTGAAAAGGTGTTGCCACAGCCTAATTCTACAAGCAAGCTTGAAATCCATCGGCTACCTGTACCTCCTCAGATGCCACAGGAAAACCAGTCCGTTAAAAGTGTGCAGAGTAGTATAGGCAGAGGAGAGGACTCTTGTACATCGAACTCCAAAGCGCATCAAGATCTTCCTCCAAAAGCCGGGCAAGGACATTTAAAATCTTCACTGGATCGCAATGAAGTTTGGGTTCAATCTTGGGTTTCCTCAAATGAAATTTCCCCATGTGGGGAGCAAATCTGTGGTTCCCAGGAACAGGGGAATACAGTTGTGACTCCAAACACACATGAAGATAGCAGAGTCAATGAGCAGGGGAGCGCCTCTTGTTGTTTTGAAGAAGTGGCGAATATTGCTGTAGGACGATCCCAAGTAAACACTCCTGCATTGTCAAATAATAACCCTTCGAACTCTGCTTTTGGACAAAACTCTGCCTTCGGTTTAATTGTGGATAAAGGATACCCAGGAGTTCCAGGGCAGAAAGGTGCAGCTCAAGAGTGCAAAGCAGGTGACATGCAGTGCAATACAGACATGGACCAAAACAGGCAGGTGTCCTCACAACATAATTTTATCTCCAGGGAAGTTGTGCCCACTGTTAAAATAGACTGGCACCCAAAACAGCAACCTGGTGTCAAAAATGAGAACCCATCATGTCAAAGTCCTTCCAAAAATGTTCTTACAACCGGTAAAAAAGACTTGGCAAGTTCTTTTGAATCCAAGGAACATTTCCCAGGGACACTGTTAAATGTAGGAATGTCTCTTGTCCGATTGACAAGAGAGTCTGGAAAGCCCTTCCAGCACCCTTTGGAGCCTTCCTATATTCCTTTCCAGCTTAATATCCAGCAACAGTTTTACGGGAAGCTCCCCAAACTGCATTATAACAGCAGCTCAGTCTTTAATTATACCACCATGCCGATTTCAGACCGCGCTCTTAGCGGCTTCTCGAAGAACATTGCTAACAGTGTGATGCAGCTGCAGCAGAAGACCTTTGCAGAGCACAGTGTTGAGGAAATGGCGCTCAAGTGCTCATGCAGACTGAAAGCCATGATCATGTGTCAAGGCTGTGGTGCTTTCTGCCACGATGACTGTATAGGTCCCTCTAAGCTTTGTGTGTCCTGTCTTGTTGTAAGATAG
- the LOC117430193 gene encoding polycomb group protein ASXL1-like isoform X3, with product MKDKQKKKKERTWAEAARMVLENFSDAPMTPKQILHVIETKGLKEMSGTSPLACLNTMLHSQCRGDDGIFFKLPGRLSLFTLKKDALQWSKSMAVPEAEGLEDSADVESCDSNETSSAMSLEETSSSASCSTETQSKQTPQARQSSLRAAQQGRAASACSERESGRQRKKGVMMPRVVLTPLKVNGEHVPSGFPGKHREAELSSTCSSSSAIACSSSLRSRAELSRKHGQRFKNLHKSRTGQMKRNKGEEVDFETPGSILVNTNIRALINTRTLATLPPHLQQQLLLLLPEVDRPVGADGLARLSSSALNNEFFTHASLCWKERLADGEFTHEMQVRIRQEMEKEKKVELWKEKFFEDYYGQRLGLTKEESLKQTLVQEDSGNLTAAAIPTGPAKKRAAGRRRKDGRLRRRSRSDLRTRARRALCRQPKLEEAEDHSEAAAASGIEATSQGEHKIQTDLEEAGTEAQATHAISVAAVSLVGGQLETPAGLCSVDSSSSYDNQRDLGAASASPDQRAYLSADASDKNNSEEVKDQKRKFDEPTASTSFPEKKPRLDDRQSFRNTIDCVHSEKPHRTKEEPKVPPIRIQLSRIKPPWVVKGPPTYQICPRIIPKQETDSRGRTGARTLADIKARAQQARAQREAAAAVASVGGGGGPERGGGPGGGGGRRDCYEPAEPGGSKGALTEALSNHLEGAQLQQNPVAGTEDEMVSETELLQNVKSEIIQTEISLEKDCKIRVLPNISHPSVGSARYADPAGIDHTSASQQIDPNYTEDMIYTEEVEPVSEEDKPVQVLETQEQVVEMMCEPVGLEDHLETETSSEEIECQYFEVKSDVVTVLLPTSIPDTLPRFGAEGIDALRTLVSLQPLEGVHSVYKEIKVKKYKTKEVEDEDEEDEECISPRLPNHKEARNGHGTEISLKNCEQLNKTQSPEKTKPCAQLLHIKGVACISEGFSSSIPCVDVERHASNQTLLVDLDLMSTCLHSEAGMHSDSTETASDFENEMGNEHSWHVEIDNQKYSPDTASTIVPSRPVAAAKSNGWNPGSEACQASSNGDNIDDRRKKENKDGSQTEAHNPLPAVQKNAEVPRKAGSSSRHVSLVEANNPLVTQLLQGSLPLEKVLPQPNSTSKLEIHRLPVPPQMPQENQSVKSVQSSIGRGEDSCTSNSKAHQDLPPKAGQGHLKSSLDRNEVWVQSWVSSNEISPCGEQICGSQEQGNTVVTPNTHEDSRVNEQGSASCCFEEVANIAVGRSQVNTPALSNNNPSNSAFGQNSAFGLIVDKGYPGVPGQKGAAQECKAGDMQCNTDMDQNRQVSSQHNFISREVVPTVKIDWHPKQQPGVKNENPSCQSPSKNVLTTGKKDLASSFESKEHFPGTLLNVGMSLVRLTRESGKPFQHPLEPSYIPFQLNIQQQFYGKLPKLHYNSSSVFNYTTMPISDRALSGFSKNIANSVMQLQQKTFAEHSVEEMALKCSCRLKAMIMCQGCGAFCHDDCIGPSKLCVSCLVVR from the exons ATGAAGgacaaacagaagaaaaagaagGAGCGCACGTGGGCTGAGGCTGCCCGAATG GTGTTGGAGAATTTTTCTGATGCTCCCATGACACCGAAACAGATCCTGCACGTCATCGAGACAAAGGGACTCAAAGAGATGAG CGGGACTTCACCTTTGGCATGCCTGAACACAATGCTGCATTCACAGTGCAGAGGAGACGATGGGATCTTTTTCAAGCTTCCTGGCAGATTGAGTCTTTTCACTCTGAAG aaaGATGCCCTGCAGTGGTCCAAAAGCATGGCAGTGCCAGAGGCAGAGGGTTTAGAAGACTCTGCAGACGTGGAAAGCTGTGATTCCAATGAAACGAGCAGTGCAA TGTCCTTGGAAGAGACCTCATCTAGTGCTTCATGTTCCACAGAAACACAAAGCAAGCAGACCCCTCAGGCCAGACAGAGCAGCCTCAGAGCAGCACAGCAGGGGAGGGCAGCCAGTGCCTGCTCTGAGAGAGAA tctgGAAGGCAGAGAAAGAAAGGTGTCATGATGCCTCGTGTTGTACTGACCCCACTGAAAGTAAACGGAGAGCACGTACCCTCAG GTTTTCCAGGCAAGCACAGAGAAGCAGAGTTGAGCAGCACCTGTAGCAGCAGCTCCGCAATCGCCTGCAGCAGCTCGTTGAGAAGCAGGGCAGAACTGAGCAGGAAACATGGGCAGCGCTTCAAAAACCTGCACAAGTCACGGACAG GACAAATGAAGAGAAACAAAGGGGAAGAGGTTGATTTTGAAACGCCAGGCTCTATCTTGGTCAATACCAATATCCGAGCACTGATCAACACACGGACACTTGCGACTTTGCCTCCCCATCtccagcagcagctgctgctcctgcttccAGAGGTTGATCGACCG GTTGGTGCTGATGGGCTGGCACGTCTCAGCAGTTCTGCACTGAATAACGAATTCTTTACACATGCATCACTGTGCTGGAAGGAGAGGCTTGCAGATG GAGAATTCACACATGAGATGCAGGTGAGAATCCGCCAggaaatggaaaaagaaaagaagGTGGAATTGTGGAAGGAGAAGTTCTTTGAGGATTACTATGGGCAGAG GTTGGGCTTAACCAAAGAGGAATCACTAAAGCAGACCTTGGTGCAAGAAGACTCAGGAAATCTGACTGCCGCTGCCATTCCGACTGGACCCGCCAAGAAGCGAGCTGCTGGTCGCAGACGGAAGGACGGGCGCCTGAGAAGACGCTCCAGGTCAGACCTCAGGACCAGAGCTAGACGGGCACTTTGCAGACAACCCAAGCTGGAGGAAGCCGAAGATCATtctgaagctgctgctgcttcaggtATTGAAGCCACTTCACAGGGAGAACATAAAATACAGACGGACTTGGAGGAAGCTGGGACTGAAGCCCAGGCAACTCATGCAATATCTGTTGCTGCTGTTTCACTTGTAGGGGGTCAGTTGGAGACGCCTGCTGGCTTGTGTTCTGTGGACTCCTCTAGTTCATACGATAATCAGAGAGACCTTGGCGCTGCTTCTGCTTCCCCTGACCAGAGAGCCTACCTTAGCGCTGATGCCAGCGACAAGAACAACTCTGAGGAGGTGAAGGACCAGAAGAGGAAATTCGACGAGCCCACAGCCTCCACCTCCTTCCCCGAGAAAAAGCCACGTCTTGATGATCGCCAGTCCTTTCGGAACACAATTGACTGTGTTCACTCAGAAAAGCCACACCGCACCAAAGAGGAACCAAAAGTGCCACCTATCCGA ATCCAGCTTTCCCGGATCAAACCTCCCTGGGTGGTTAAAGGACCGCCCACATACCAGATATGCCCTCGGATTATCCCTAAGCAAGAGACAGACAGCCGTGGCAGGACCGGAGCCCGGACACTTGCTGACATTAAAGCCCGTGCCCAGCAGGCCCGGGCACAGAGGGAGGCAGCAGCTGCTGTCGCATCCGTCGGGGGAGGTGGAGGGCCGGAAAGAGGAGGAGGACCAGGAGGGGGTGGAGGAAGAAGGGACTGCTACGAACCAGCAGAGCCTGGAGGAAGCAAAGGAGCGCTTACAGAGGCTTTGTCAAATCATCTCGAAGGAGCACAGCTACAGCAGAACCCTGTAGCAGGCACAGAGGACGAGATGGTGTCAGAGACTGAGCTCTTGCAGAATGTTAAATCTGAAATTATTCAAACTGAAATATCTTTGGAAAAAGATTGCAAAATTAGAGTTCTGCCCAATATCTCTCATCCTTCTGTAGGCAGTGCAAGGTACGCAGATCCAGCTGGTATAGATCATACGAGTGCTTCTCAGCAGATTGACCCGAATTACACAGAAGATATGATCTACACTGAAGAGGTGGAGCCTGTGAGTGAAGAAGATAAACCCGTCCAGGTTCTAGAAACCCAAGAACAAGTTGTAGAAATGATGTGTGAACCTGTTGGTTTGGAAGATCACTTAGAGACTGAAACCAGCTCTGAAGAGATTGAATGCCAGTATTTTGAAGTAAAGAGTGATGTGGTAACAGTGCTGCTTCCCACATCTATACCTGACACACTGCCAAGGTTTGGAGCAGAAGGCATTGATGCCCTCAGGACTTTAGTTTCTTTACAGCCTTTAGAGGGTGTTcacagtgtgtataaagaaataAAGGTAAAGAAATACAAGACCAAAGAGgtagaagatgaagatgaagaagatgaagaatgCATATCGCCAAGATTGCCAAACCACAAGGAAGCGAGAAATGGTCACGGTACAGAAATATCCTTAAAGAATTgtgaacaattaaataaaacccagagcccagaaaaaacaaaaccatgtgCACAACTGCTTCACATTAAGGGTGTAGCTTGTATCTCGGAAGGTTTTTCTTCTAGTATTCCATGTGTAGATGTGGAAAGACATGCATCAAATCAGACACTCCTCGTTGATTTAGATCTCATGTCAACGTGTTTGCATAGCGAGGCGGGTATGCATAGTGACTCAACAGAGACTGCCTCTGACTTTGAAAACGAAATGGGCAATGAGCACAGCTGGCATGTTGAAATAGACAACCAAAAATACAGTCCAGACACTGCAAGTACAATTGTCCCTTCCCGtcctgttgcagcagcaaaatcaAACGGCTGGAATCCGGGATCTGAGGCCTGCCAAGCAAGTAGTAACGGAGATAATATTGATgacaggagaaagaaagaaaataaggaCGGCTCTCAAACTGAAGCTCATAATCCCCTTCCGGCTGTGCAGAAAAATGCAGAGGTTCCAAGAAAGGCTGGGAGCTCAAGCAGGCACGTGTCTTTAGTAGAAGCTAACAACCCACTAGTTACACAGCTGCTTCAAGGCAGTCTTCCTCTTGAAAAGGTGTTGCCACAGCCTAATTCTACAAGCAAGCTTGAAATCCATCGGCTACCTGTACCTCCTCAGATGCCACAGGAAAACCAGTCCGTTAAAAGTGTGCAGAGTAGTATAGGCAGAGGAGAGGACTCTTGTACATCGAACTCCAAAGCGCATCAAGATCTTCCTCCAAAAGCCGGGCAAGGACATTTAAAATCTTCACTGGATCGCAATGAAGTTTGGGTTCAATCTTGGGTTTCCTCAAATGAAATTTCCCCATGTGGGGAGCAAATCTGTGGTTCCCAGGAACAGGGGAATACAGTTGTGACTCCAAACACACATGAAGATAGCAGAGTCAATGAGCAGGGGAGCGCCTCTTGTTGTTTTGAAGAAGTGGCGAATATTGCTGTAGGACGATCCCAAGTAAACACTCCTGCATTGTCAAATAATAACCCTTCGAACTCTGCTTTTGGACAAAACTCTGCCTTCGGTTTAATTGTGGATAAAGGATACCCAGGAGTTCCAGGGCAGAAAGGTGCAGCTCAAGAGTGCAAAGCAGGTGACATGCAGTGCAATACAGACATGGACCAAAACAGGCAGGTGTCCTCACAACATAATTTTATCTCCAGGGAAGTTGTGCCCACTGTTAAAATAGACTGGCACCCAAAACAGCAACCTGGTGTCAAAAATGAGAACCCATCATGTCAAAGTCCTTCCAAAAATGTTCTTACAACCGGTAAAAAAGACTTGGCAAGTTCTTTTGAATCCAAGGAACATTTCCCAGGGACACTGTTAAATGTAGGAATGTCTCTTGTCCGATTGACAAGAGAGTCTGGAAAGCCCTTCCAGCACCCTTTGGAGCCTTCCTATATTCCTTTCCAGCTTAATATCCAGCAACAGTTTTACGGGAAGCTCCCCAAACTGCATTATAACAGCAGCTCAGTCTTTAATTATACCACCATGCCGATTTCAGACCGCGCTCTTAGCGGCTTCTCGAAGAACATTGCTAACAGTGTGATGCAGCTGCAGCAGAAGACCTTTGCAGAGCACAGTGTTGAGGAAATGGCGCTCAAGTGCTCATGCAGACTGAAAGCCATGATCATGTGTCAAGGCTGTGGTGCTTTCTGCCACGATGACTGTATAGGTCCCTCTAAGCTTTGTGTGTCCTGTCTTGTTGTAAGATAG